From one Xiphophorus hellerii strain 12219 chromosome 18, Xiphophorus_hellerii-4.1, whole genome shotgun sequence genomic stretch:
- the pglyrp5 gene encoding peptidoglycan recognition protein 5, with translation MEQTVNIVSRQQWGAAAPKQKESLEGPAQRVVIHHTALQSCKDLAECTDELLTIQRLHMKERHFDDIGYNFLVGGDGSLFEGRGWGVMGAHTKGHNGDSLGIAFMGNFNNDTPSREAILSVKQLLMSGVLQGFIRPEFALYGHRDLGATQCPGENLYAALSQLRSST, from the exons ATGGAACAAACag TGAACATAGTTTCAAGGCAACAGTGGGGAGCAGCGGCCCCGAAGCAAAAGGAGAGCCTGGAAGGTCCAGCCCAGAGAGTTGTGATACACCACACTGCCCTCCAGAGCTGCAAAGACCTGGCAGAGTGTACAGATGAGCTTCTGACAATCCAGAGGCTTCATATGAAGGAAAGACACTTTGATGACATTGGGTATAA ttttcttgttGGCGGAGATGGGAGTCTATTTGAGGGCCGAGGTTGGGGTGTGATGGGAGCGCATACCAAAGGTCACAACGGTGACTCCCTGGGCATTGCTTTCATGGGCAATTTCAACA ATGACACACCAAGCAGAGAGGCAATATTGTCAGTCAAACAGCTGCTAATGTCTGGAGTTTTACAAGGCTTCATCCGACCAGAGTTTGCCCTGTATGGCCACAGGGATTTAGGAGCTACACAATGCCCTGGAGAAAATCTTTATGCTGCACTATCACAACTGAGAAGCtcaacttaa
- the polr2i gene encoding DNA-directed RNA polymerase II subunit RPB9 isoform X1 has product MDLEGGTYEPGFVGIRFCQECNNMLYPKEDKENRILLYACRNCDYQQEADNSCIYVNKITHEVDELTQIIADVAQDPTLPRTEDHPCPKCGHKEAVFFQSHSMKAEVRIPLKGSLYDLSVVVPHWMLLTYFELI; this is encoded by the exons ATGGATTTAGAAGGTGGAACATACGAGCCGGGATTTGTTGGAATACGGTTTTGTCAAGAATG TAATAACATGTTGTACCCTAAGGAAGACAAAGAGAACCGCATCTTGCTGTATGCG TGTAGAAACTGTGACTATCAGCAGGAGGCTGACAACAGCTGCATCTATGTCAACAAGATCACCCACGAGGTTGA TGAACTGACACAAATCATCGCTGATGTAGCCCAGGATCCAACGCTGCCGAGAACAGAGGATCACCCCTGTCCAAA ATGCGGTCACAAGGAGGCAGTGTTCTTCCAGTCTCACAGTATGAAGGCTGAGGTAAGAATTCCCCTTAAAGGAAGTCTTTATGACCTTTCTGTAGTTGTTCCTCATTGGATGTTATTGACATATTTTGAACttatttga
- the polr2i gene encoding DNA-directed RNA polymerase II subunit RPB9 isoform X2 translates to MDLEGGTYEPGFVGIRFCQECNNMLYPKEDKENRILLYACRNCDYQQEADNSCIYVNKITHEVDELTQIIADVAQDPTLPRTEDHPCPKCGHKEAVFFQSHSMKAEDAMRLYYVCTAPHCGHRWTE, encoded by the exons ATGGATTTAGAAGGTGGAACATACGAGCCGGGATTTGTTGGAATACGGTTTTGTCAAGAATG TAATAACATGTTGTACCCTAAGGAAGACAAAGAGAACCGCATCTTGCTGTATGCG TGTAGAAACTGTGACTATCAGCAGGAGGCTGACAACAGCTGCATCTATGTCAACAAGATCACCCACGAGGTTGA TGAACTGACACAAATCATCGCTGATGTAGCCCAGGATCCAACGCTGCCGAGAACAGAGGATCACCCCTGTCCAAA ATGCGGTCACAAGGAGGCAGTGTTCTTCCAGTCTCACAGTATGAAGGCTGAG GATGCTATGCGTTTGTATTATGTCTGCACGGCCCCTCACTGTGGACACCGGTGGACAGAGTAA
- the snrpd2 gene encoding small nuclear ribonucleoprotein Sm D2, translating to MSLLTKPKSEMTPEELQKREEEEFNTGPLSVLTQSVKNNTQVLINCRNNKKLLGRVKAFDRHCNMVLENVKEMWTEVPKSGKGKKKSKPVNKDRYISKMFLRGDSVIVVLRNPLITGK from the exons AT GAGTCTGTTAACAAAGCCCAAATCGGAGATGACCCCTGAGGAGCTCCAAAAACGTGAGGAGGAAGAGTTCAACACCGGGCCACTGTCAGTGCTCACCCAGTCAGTGAAGAACAACACTCAGGTCCTCATCAACTGTCGCAACAACAAGAAACTGCTTGGAAGAGTCAAAGCCTTTGACAG GCATTGTAACATGGTGCTGGAGAACGTGAAAGAGATGTGGACGGAGGTTCCCAAAAGCGGGAAGGGAAAGAAGAAGTCAAAGCCCGTCAATAAGGACCGCtacatttctaaaatgttcCTCAGAGGAGACTCTGTGATCGTTGTCCTGAGAAATCCTCTCATTACAGGAAAATGA
- the foxg1c gene encoding LOW QUALITY PROTEIN: forkhead box protein G1c (The sequence of the model RefSeq protein was modified relative to this genomic sequence to represent the inferred CDS: deleted 1 base in 1 codon) — MEDLKTPERLFHKSSFSISSLLWRREGMVDDQDSPSSPSLHSEKTCQENFDSDKSCENSKLSSKKDIKPPKREENKREAKKTEEEESVKPEKPPFSYNALIMMAIRQSPERRLTLNGIYEFIMNNFPYYRQNRQGWQNSIRHNLSLNKCFVKVPRHYDDPGKGNYWMLDPCSDDVFIGGTSGKLRRRATVSSRSKLGLKRGGGGRLMPPNTAASVTLAAASSFYWPVPPFLPLQAPMRAHVGAGTYLRGQPRLSNHAASVVSHQTRLSAQALADADRFVRTRQEMSYIGVSCAQSRRHQIGSACASFSATSIPACTLPLSDPCSFNMISGQASYFYSHQIPCAAAFSPCPEECGASKTGQLLSKAGHSELGGYCTDFPNYCPQVSSSPSFGI, encoded by the exons ATGGAGGATTTAAAAACTCCGGAGCGATTATTCCACAAGTCCTCTTTCAGCATCAGCAGTCTGCTGTGGAGAAGAGAAGGGATGGTGGATGACCAGGACTCGCCCTCTTCTCCTTCCCTTCATTCTGAGAAAACTTGTCAAGAGAACTTTGACAGCGACAAAAGCTGCGAAAACTCCAAACTAAGCTCTAAAAAGGATATCAAACCTCCGAAGcgagaggaaaataaaagggaagcaaagaaaacagaagaggaagaaagcGTCAAACCCGAGAAACCTCCTTTTAGTTACAACGCGCTCATCATGATGGCGATCCGCCAAAGTCCAGAGCGACGGCTGACGCTCAACGGCATCTACGAGTTCATCATGAACAACTTCCCTTACTACCGACAGAACAGACAGGGATGGCAAAACTCAATCAGACACAACTTGAGTCTGAACAAGTGTTTTGTTAAGGTGCCGCGGCACTACGATGACCCCGGTAAGGGCAACTACTGGATGCTGGACCCCTGCAGTGACGATGTGTTCATCGGCGGCACGTCTGGGAAACTCCGGCGCAGAGCCACGGTCAGTTCCAGGAGCAAACTTGGTCTGAAGAGAGGAGGGGGAGGTCGACTGATGCCCCCCAACACGGCAGCCAGTGTTACATTAGCCGCAGCAAGCTCGTTTTACTGGCCTGTGCCGCCGTTCCTTCCTCTACAAGCACCGATGCGCGCTCATGTCGGCGCGGGGACCTACCTGCGCGGCCAGCCGCGCCTGTCCAACCACGCTGCCTCGGTGGTTTCTCATCAGACTCGGCTGAGTGCA CAAGCACTAGCAGACGCTGACAGGTTCGTGCGGACGCGCCAGGAGATGTCCTACATCGGAGTCAGCTGCGCGCAGTCACGGCGCCATCAGATCGGCTCCGCCTGCGCCTCCTTCTCCGCCACGTCCATCCCCGCATGCACCCTGCCTTTGTCGGACCCGTGCTCATTTAACATGATCTCCGGACAGGCCAGCTACTTTTACTCCCACCAAATACCATGCGCGGCAGCATTTAGTCCGTGTCCGGAGGAGTGCGGTGCTTCCAAGACTGGACAGCTTTTGTCCAAGGCTGGGCACTCAGAACTGGGAGGATATTGTACTGACTTTCCAAATTACTGCCCTCAAGTCAGCTCAAGCCCTTCTTTTGGGATATAA